The genomic DNA ATGAATTCGGGCTCGTGCCCGAACCGGACGGATACGTTCCGATCAAAGAGCTGCGACAAGCCGCCTCCGAAGAAGAAGGCTGGGGATTTATCCGCGTTTCCCATATCCACGAAGTGCTTCTCCACGATCGTGAAGAACACTTCCAAGTGAGCAGCGACCGGATTCGATCCATCGATCGGTCCGACCGCGTGGGCGCCATCGAGCCCATCGCCTCTCCAAAAATGCTGTATATTGCCGTACGTTCGCGGGCCTGGCCCCACATAGCGGAAAAAGGCCTTAGACCTTACGCGGGCTCGTGGATCGTTCTGGCCCGTGAAAAAGACCTGGCGATGCGACTCGGGAGGCGCAAAGATCCGCACCCCACTTTGCTGGAAATACGCGCCGAACTTGCTCAATCGCACGGCATCGTCTTCTTCTCTTCAGGGACACGATTGGTCCTCACCCAT from Deltaproteobacteria bacterium includes the following:
- a CDS encoding RNA 2'-phosphotransferase, with translation MEKKTRQRIVSLQKRIQYMLAIAPDEFGLVPEPDGYVPIKELRQAASEEEGWGFIRVSHIHEVLLHDREEHFQVSSDRIRSIDRSDRVGAIEPIASPKMLYIAVRSRAWPHIAEKGLRPYAGSWIVLAREKDLAMRLGRRKDPHPTLLEIRAELAQSHGIVFFSSGTRLVLTHSVPPDYIMGPPIKKAEEVLRTKPPDKTPDLPLPGSFALDLERVYSPKTGRPKHEWKQDIGPEKKDRRAKGRDKRAQRQARGMKKGRD